A single Eremothecium sinecaudum strain ATCC 58844 chromosome VIII, complete sequence DNA region contains:
- the ADK1 gene encoding adenylate kinase ADK1 (Syntenic homolog of Ashbya gossypii AGR187W; Syntenic homolog of Saccharomyces cerevisiae YDR226W (ADK1)): MAQDSHIPEAIRMVLMGPPGAGKGTQAPNLKDKFCVCHLATGDMLRAQVAKKTPLGVEAKKIMDQGGLVSDEIMVNMIKDELTNNAECKNGFILDGFPRTIPQAEKLDAMLKEQNKPLDKAVELKIDDELLVGRITGRLIHPASGRSYHKIFNPPKREMTDDVTGEPLIQRSDDNVEALRKRLDAYHAQTEPIVEFYKKTGIWAGIDASQSPSTVWSDILKVLRK; the protein is encoded by the coding sequence ATGGCCCAAGATTCTCACATCCCGGAAGCTATTAGAATGGTCTTGATGGGCCCACCAGGCGCTGGTAAGGGTACCCAAGCTCCAAACTTAAAGGACAAGTTCTGTGTATGTCATTTGGCAACCGGTGACATGTTGAGAGCACAAGTTGCCAAGAAAACTCCTCTAGGAGTGGAGGCTAAGAAGATTATGGACCAAGGTGGCCTTGTTTCCGACGAGATTATGGTTAACATGATCAAGGATGAGTTGACTAACAACGCGGAGTGTAAGAATGGTTTCATTTTGGATGGTTTCCCAAGAACTATTCCTCAGGCTGAAAAGCTTGACGCAATGTTGAAGGAACAGAACAAGCCGCTGGACAAGGCTGTTGAGTTGAAGATTGATGATGAGTTATTGGTTGGAAGAATTACCGGTAGACTGATCCACCCAGCTTCAGGTAGATCATACCACAAGATTTTTAACCCTCCTAAGAGAGAGATGACTGATGACGTCACTGGTGAGCCATTGATTCAAAGATCCGATGACAATGTCGAGGCCTTGAGAAAGAGATTGGATGCCTACCATGCCCAAACTGAACCAATTGTCGAGTTCTACAAGAAAACTGGTATTTGGGCCGGCATCGATGCTTCTCAATCTCCAAGTACTGTTTGGTCTGACATTCTAAAGGTTTTGAGAAAGTAG